One Ricinus communis isolate WT05 ecotype wild-type chromosome 7, ASM1957865v1, whole genome shotgun sequence genomic region harbors:
- the LOC8282559 gene encoding uncharacterized protein LOC8282559 codes for MGKLDNNNNDKFIFPLTSLQIGDLQSYLSDLSVFLAIESNKLYILVDNRPWLRDLGSHPAHLWQLMVTKSRLSPFANTKVRRERREVKDACSAPSRSKSKKSERWFSLIDAATFSRKRGLLPVKKLRNSLFLSGELHRTLYGFIVFEVDWTDVRGINYLNELQTDTSLAIETKIMRRWEFDSIEQAASYISLWFSGPISEQLHLKEYLECSIGETFYDAEENSSSTLSIDDDDNICNVEDISLCPGGSFSAYPGTMENSASDPHTPPPNGPYKRRKVIKSFGTGVEVDFFSEETAGGGEDSLNNTETYTSDSDCENTVEAKQYQDVLILFRFNDHDLPFKLRDVIMPDLRLLTLLEAGLPSWVIFLQSYPGFCHLYRPWMCPLARALYVLISIVTVLIGFYDLYKNVPVLKATASRLCGPLFDWIETWEMVSRIKYLGTMLFLHNFQKAITWLLTVTRTTRSFFSVFTQPLAEPLMELLGFLLPMWNVLIEVVESLCSIVWVVGGSICNIVVDLIQVILWPLWLIISMIWSIATSILYPMFWILWEVLYAPIRMVLAMASLVAFICASISELIGDIWRSLSTIFQFASASEATISTYEVSMWRSLWNDIFSQVFRALRSILNGFVAFFTACNRHRLSIYNHTQDFTGRIFGRAQRSQPSDSRHSRAPGGTRNLAGVNRKIHISS; via the exons ATGGGGAAACtcgacaataataataatgacaaatttatttttcctttaacaAGTCTCCAGATTGG AGACTTGCAGTCTTATCTTTCAGATCTTAGTGTTTTCTTGGCCATCgaaagtaataaattatatatcttGGTGGACAATCGGCCATGGTTAAGGGATCTTGGTTCACATCCAGCGCACTTGTGGCAATTAATGGTTACCAAG TCCAGGTTATCTCCTTTTGCAAACACGAAGGTTCGGAGGGAGAGAAGAGAAGTAAAGGACGCTTGTTCTGCGCCTAGTCGTAGTAAATCAAAGAAGTCTGAGAGATGGTTCTCATTGATTGATGCAGCAACTTTCTCTCGGAAAAGAGGTTTGCTACCCGTGAAGAAATTACGTAATTCTTTGTTTCTAAGCGGTGAGTTACACAGGACCCTCTACGGTTTTATCGTGTTTGAAGTTGACTGGACTGATGTTCGGGGTATTAACTACTTGAATGAGCTTCAG ACGGATACATCTCTGGCTATTGAGACCAAGATTATGCGGAGATGGGAATTCGATAGTATAGAGCAAGCTGCAAGTTATATATCGTTGTGGTTCTCAGGACCAATTTCTGAGCAGCTACACCTGAAAGAGTATCTGGAATGTTCTATAG GTGAGACATTTTATGATGCTGAAGAAAATTCTTCAAGTACTCTCTCTATTGATGATGACGACAATATCTGCAATGTTGAGGATATCTCCTTATGCCCTGGTGGTAGTTTCAGTGCATATCCTGGGACCATGGAGAATAGTGCAAGTGATCCACACACACCTCCTCCCAATGGGCCTTATAAGAGAAGAAAGGTAATCAAGTCCTTTGGTACTGGAGTtgaagttgattttttttctgaGGAAACAGCGGGTGGAGGTGAAGACTCATTGAACAACACAGAGACCTATACCAGTGATAGCGATTGTGAAAACACTGTTGAAGCTAAGCAGTATCAGGACGTTTTGATCCTGTTTAGGTTCAATGATCATGATCTTCCGTTTAAATTGAGGGATGTAATAATGCCTGATTTGCGGTTGCTTACTTTATTAGAGGCTGGACTCCCATCATGGGTTATCTTTCTTCAGTCATATCCTGGATTTTGCCATCTATATCGCCCCTGGATGTGCCCTCTGGCTAGAGCTTTATATGTGCTGATCTCAATTGTCACTGTTCTTATaggattttatgatttatacaAAAATGTTCCAGTTCTTAAGGCAACTGCATCTCGTTTGTGTGGGCCACTTTTTGATTGGATAGAGACATGGGAGATGGTATCAaggattaagtacttgggaaCAATGCTATTCCTGCACAACTTTCAGAAGGCTATAACATGGCTTTTAACTGTTACACGGACCACTAGATCattcttttctgttttcaCACAACCTTTGGCTGAACCACTTATGGAGTTGCTTGGCTTCCTTCTTCCGATGTGGAATGTGCTGATTGAAGTGGTAGAGAGCCTGTGTTCTATTGTTTGGGTTGTCGGTGGATCTATTTGCAATATAGTTGTGGATTTAATACAGGTTATACTGTGGCCTTTGTGGCTTATCATCTCGATGATCTGGAGCATTG CAACTTCAATTTTATATCCCATGTTTTGGATCCTTTGGGAAGTACTCTATGCTCCCATCCGTATGGTACTTGCGATGGCCAGTCTTGTAGCCTTTATATGTGCCTCGATATCAGAATTGATTGGAGATATTTGGCGGTCTCTGAGCACCATATTCCAGTTTGCTTCAGCATCTGAGGCAACAATAAGCACTTATGAAGTTTCCATGTGGCGGTCGCTTTGGAATGACATATTTTCTCAG GTTTTCCGTGCTCTTAGGAGTATATTGAATGGTTTTGTTGCCTTCTTCACAGCCTGCAATCGGCATCGCCTTAG CATTTATAATCACACACAAGATTTCACTGGAAGAATATTTGGTCGAGCTCAGAGATCACAACCTTCAGATTCTAGGCATAGCAGGGCACCGGGGGGGACTCGAAATCTG GCTGGAGTAAATCGGAAAATTCACATCAGTagttaa